One Campylobacter sp. MIT 12-8780 DNA window includes the following coding sequences:
- a CDS encoding conjugal transfer protein TraH: protein MGAIKKGLSIACISAIMASGAKADMSSFISSALGGSFTSENAGYFKSQASGFVTGGSARFRWGGGETIQPFSVQAPKFNVGCNGIDMVLGGFSYLNFQYLVDKLKKIASAAPAFAFQIALSTLCKDCQTIMSELEDIANAINNMNFDTCQMTTNWSNKLGKVLSENITGGQQADWVSGFSETTKNAKEKISQFTQWVNGNSPTADQDNTAAKVLLEQFSLIKNATKKSNGFFKKAFGNDEYEHIIRGLVGDVVGYTEEGATVATGNGANAEPKIAVLRPEISAESFINVVWDNKEKKGGKNQVQYTKYNIQCDDGKCNDPAIGTTKATLMMNKSMRELMEAQFDEILTNITQNTPLTADNKSFIEGAPLPVADVLNLASTGKISFKTNTPISEYIALLTLKAYMDDLYFELNQTLAAYQNQSKKLDREDAQFMREIAVASMEFNNAVQGRLTQISEEIGINSGVTDQIKNMLMQGLRTNPLTNTGKN, encoded by the coding sequence ATGGGAGCTATAAAAAAAGGTTTAAGTATAGCTTGCATCAGTGCTATAATGGCAAGTGGAGCCAAAGCTGATATGTCTAGCTTTATTAGTTCAGCACTTGGAGGAAGTTTTACAAGTGAGAATGCTGGGTATTTTAAATCACAAGCTTCAGGTTTTGTTACAGGTGGAAGTGCAAGATTTCGTTGGGGAGGAGGCGAGACTATACAACCTTTTTCTGTTCAAGCTCCTAAATTTAATGTGGGTTGTAATGGTATTGATATGGTGCTTGGTGGTTTTTCTTACCTCAATTTTCAGTATTTGGTTGATAAACTAAAGAAGATTGCTTCTGCTGCTCCTGCTTTTGCTTTTCAAATAGCACTTTCTACACTTTGCAAGGATTGTCAAACCATAATGAGCGAGCTTGAAGATATAGCTAATGCTATAAATAATATGAATTTTGATACTTGTCAAATGACAACAAATTGGAGTAACAAATTAGGTAAGGTCCTTAGTGAAAACATAACAGGTGGTCAGCAAGCTGATTGGGTAAGTGGTTTTTCAGAAACAACAAAAAATGCTAAAGAAAAAATTAGCCAATTTACCCAATGGGTTAATGGCAATTCGCCTACAGCAGATCAGGATAATACTGCGGCTAAGGTATTGTTAGAACAATTTAGTTTGATTAAAAATGCTACGAAAAAATCAAATGGTTTTTTTAAAAAAGCCTTTGGTAATGATGAGTATGAACATATCATAAGAGGACTTGTAGGCGATGTGGTGGGTTACACTGAAGAGGGAGCTACTGTCGCTACAGGCAATGGAGCTAATGCAGAACCAAAAATAGCTGTGTTACGCCCTGAAATTTCAGCAGAATCTTTTATTAATGTTGTTTGGGATAATAAAGAAAAAAAAGGTGGAAAAAATCAAGTTCAATATACCAAATATAATATTCAATGTGATGATGGTAAGTGTAACGATCCTGCTATAGGAACAACAAAAGCAACTCTTATGATGAATAAAAGTATGAGAGAGCTTATGGAAGCACAATTTGATGAAATCCTTACAAACATTACCCAAAATACCCCACTTACAGCCGACAATAAGAGTTTTATTGAGGGTGCTCCTTTACCTGTGGCAGATGTGCTTAATCTTGCTTCAACAGGTAAAATTAGTTTTAAAACTAATACTCCTATTAGCGAATATATCGCCTTACTTACTCTTAAAGCCTATATGGACGATTTGTATTTTGAGCTTAATCAAACTCTTGCTGCTTATCAAAATCAAAGCAAAAAGTTAGATAGAGAAGATGCTCAATTTATGAGAGAGATTGCAGTAGCTTCAATGGAATT
- a CDS encoding S26 family signal peptidase, whose translation MSLDKENISKALNIIALSIVVFVVLYIAIGFITNFFGIGFIRTQSIDKQVMIYRKDFENRELKDKLIYFLLPKDTPYFTKFSNFAKYVRCKDGDMLSVKGLEYFCNGKLIGVAKTKDKNGKEVKPFVFDGIIPQGKYFVMGTHERSYDSRYWGFVDKNLIQGVSIWEL comes from the coding sequence ATGAGCTTGGATAAAGAAAATATCAGCAAAGCTCTTAACATCATAGCCTTATCTATAGTTGTTTTTGTTGTTTTATACATTGCAATTGGTTTTATAACAAATTTCTTTGGGATAGGCTTTATTAGAACCCAAAGTATTGATAAACAAGTGATGATCTATAGAAAAGATTTTGAAAACAGAGAACTCAAAGATAAGCTGATTTATTTTTTGCTACCTAAAGACACTCCTTATTTTACGAAGTTTTCAAATTTTGCCAAATATGTGCGTTGCAAAGATGGAGATATGCTTAGTGTAAAGGGTTTGGAGTATTTTTGTAATGGTAAGCTTATAGGTGTTGCAAAGACTAAAGACAAAAATGGTAAAGAAGTTAAACCTTTTGTTTTTGATGGCATTATTCCTCAAGGCAAGTATTTTGTAATGGGGACTCACGAGCGAAGTTATGATAGTAGGTATTGGGGTTTTGTTGATAAAAATTTAATTCAAGGAGTGAGTATATGGGAGCTATAA